In Christensenellaceae bacterium, the sequence GACAAATCAATGCCGCTGTCTATGATCGTTTGCTGGTCACTTTCGGTGATTTTACGATAAACAGTTTTATATTGCTCAGCAAAACCCTCTGTATCCTCAAAGGTAGCATTTTCAAACACAATCCTGCTTGTTAGCTGCCCTCCGGCAAAATTAAACTGTTCGCGATGCCATGTGGCGCCAAGATTACTATACTCTATTTTGGCGCTTTGATATTTTTGAGTGCTATAATCTTCAAGTATACTCTGATAGGCCTCTCTTGCAGCTTCTCCTTCAAGAGCTATGTCTTTATTAAGACGGTTTAGCGAAAATACCACAAACGGGATAAGTATGGCTAAAATCAATACAACCGCAACCATAGTAAGAATTGTGTTTTTGTATGCATCCAACACTATGGGCTTAAGTGGCCGCTCTTCTTTCTGCTTTTTCATTTGCCGCCTCCCTTGTTTGGTTTACCTTTGCTGTTAATCTCCTTTTCTATCCTGTCAAGAATATCATCTATGGTGTCTTTTTCAGCTGTCTCTTCTTCTATAACTTCTTTTATGACCTCAGCCGCGCTCTGCTCAGCCTCTTTTGATTTTGAAACTTTTGCCGCCTTTTCTTTGACCTTTTTGGGTTCAGCCTCACTCTTGGTTTCGGCTTTCTTATCTTCTTTGGGCTCTTTGGGTTTAGCGGGCTTTTTCTTTTTTGCTTCAGCTTTTTTATTGCTTTCTGTTTCAGCGGGCAATTCCTCCGCTTTTTTACTGTCTTCAACCTGTGTCAAAGTTGTTTCCGATTGTGTTGATGCTGTTTCCAAAACTGCGGCATTGTTTAAATCTTCTGCTTTGTTTTCCTTCGGTGCTTCCAGACTATCTTCTGCCGCACCAATATCCTGAGTTTCAGTGGCAACACTTCCGCCGCCCAAAACAACTGTCTCTTCATTATCCTGAGTTCCAGACTGTGCCGTCACTTGAGCCTGAGCTTCTTCCTGCGGCCAATATTCAGTTTCCGCATTTTCCATTGGTTGTTGAGGCTGCACAAAATTCTGTGTTTGCGGCTCCCATGTTTGTTGCGGCTGCCACTCCTCAGTCTGCCGGGGCAGTTCAGCCGGCCCTACATACGCGTTAAAATTATCATCAATATCTGTTTGCGACGTTTCTTGAACTGCTGCATCGCCAACTGCAGCCTCACGGCTGCGGGCTAAATCCTCACGCGCCTGCGTAAAGCTTTGTTTGGTTTTGTTTTCTTCCAAAATTTTATTCAACGCTTCGGGGCCTGACGCTCCGTGAGTTCCGTGCAGGTTACCCTCCTTGTCAAACGACAGCCACAGCCGCGGATCCTCTTCACCGCCGTCCGTTGGCTCAAAACATTTATACAGTCTTATATATATAGTAAGCTTATAGGCAGCAAGTGCACCGACAACAGTCAATATTATAAGCACACCATACTCATGGGCAAACCATGTGTTTTGATAGTCACCGAATATAAGACCCAGCAATGTTGCAAACGCCGCTATATATAAACCGGCTCCTATGCCCAGATTTGTTATGCCGTGCCGTCTTATCGGCCTAAGTTCCTTGGCAGTATGCGGCTTTTCATCAAAACTCCCGCGGGCCAGCTTCTTATATAATAAGATATTAGAAATCTGCAGGCCCAAAATGCCGAGTATTACAATGCCCATCAACACTATCAAAACATAATGCCCCAAAAGCATAGCCACGAAACCTGCAAACAGTTCGGCCAACCACCAAAGCTGAGCACTTGCAACACCTATCTGCTGCAAAACATTATGACCGCTAATAGTCTGAATAATTCCGATAGCAACAAACAGTGCAAGAACTACCCAAAGTACTATGGTTATAATCGAGGTGATAAGCAAGGCATTTTTGGAGTAGTTGTTTTCCATCTGATAGCTGTTATGCCTTATGATTGCTCTCTTTTTTGAACCTACTTTGGCGCGCCTCGTCAATACCGCAATTAAAATACATGAGAGTGCAAAGAAGAATTCTACAACACCAAGCACAATCATACCAAGCTCAAAGTCACCAAGGCTTAGGACCAACAAAGCCACAACCAGAGCTAATGAAAATACTGCATATATAATGCTGTTTCGTCTTATATTCATAGCAAAACGTTTATCTACAATGTTTTGTGCCGCAAGCACCTTATATTGCATCACCGAAATATCTATCAAAAATGCTACAACCATAACAGCCAGCACAACTACCAGAATTGCTCTTATTATATCAATCTCAAACAAGGCAAATCCCATAAAGGTCTGCCCACCTGATCTAACCAGCGGCAAAAAGAGTGACAGAAGCAGCACAACCGAAAGACATGTTGCAATAGCAATAGGATTGTCATTTGTTGTATATATATTCTTTATATACTGCGGCTTGCCATTCGACCCTGCTGCTACAGCAGTTGCAGCTGCGGCTGCCTGAGCATCATGGCTCTGGCCCTCAAAACTGTTGAGGTCATAGCTTGCAACTTCCTTATTGGGTTGCGTGAGCACTTCAGTCTGAAGCGGCTCTGCCTCGGGCTGAGTTACTTCCGGCTGATATACACCTGCTTCTTCTGTTGATTTATCAACAAACGCAACAGGTTCCTCATTAAACAAGCTGTGCTGCCCCACAATGGGAGTATTAAGCTCTTCTTCACTTTGCACCACACGGTTATCCTGATATATAACCGTCCAACCTTCGGCGTTTGCAGGCTGACCCTCTGCTTGACCTATAGACTGCATTTCGGTCTGAACAGGCTGAGACATAAACTGCTCAGTCGTTTGAACCTGCGGACCTACAAAATTAAGCTGCTCCTGTATCGGCGCCGAAATTTTGTCAAAGTCGCTTTCCTTGTTTTCGGCAAGCATAGCGTCACCCCTTATAGTGCCGCTACTTGGCGTCATTGTGTCAAAATATTCACTAAGACTAGTACCGCCCCCAGCAGTAAGGTCTGTTCTGCCTCCGGTGTCAACATCAAAAGAGCCCGTTTGGTTTTTATCTTCATACGGAAGTGCGCTCTTAGACGGTGCTGTGTCCGAATTATAATCTATCTGCTTGCGCTCAGGCTTAAATAGATCAGGGTCTATGTTCATATCAGGCATATCATATGCCGTCATGTCATATTCATTGATACCTATGCGGCTTATGTCCTCGCTGGATATCACATCATCCTGATAATCCTCTTTGACGGGCGCATATTCCCGCTTGGCAGAAGTGCGATTTTCCAAGCTGCGGACAGCCTTTTGAGGCACAACAGTATTTTCCTCATCCTCCAAAACTGCCCGTCTGATTTTTTCATTTGTTACCACCTGCTCCCAAAGCGGCGATTGTGAATCGCGGACTTTTGACACTCTGGCTCGGCTCTTGGGCTTTTTGCTCACGCGCTTTTGGGGTTTAGGTTCAGTTTTTGTCTTCTTAGAGCTCCTGCGTCCGATAGGCACATACATTTCTCTCTCGATTGCCACATATTCACCATCATCTTTGGCATGAACCCGCACACGCGGAGGCTTTTGCTCTTCTTCTTCATCTGCATCCAAATATCTGCTGGCAGGCTTTCTGCTGCGCCTAATTATGTCTCTTGGAACATACTCCTCCTCAGGTTCTTCATCAAGCTCTTCTTCATAAGGCTCTTCATATTCCTCTTCTTCAGTTTCTGGTTCTTCTTCGTCATATCCCTCTTCAGGCTCATATTCTTCTTCAAGTTCTTCGTCACTAAAAACTTCCTCATCAGAATATCCTTCATCGGGCCTTCCTTGATATTCACTACTGTCAGGGTCAAAAAAAGTGGCCTCGGGGTGCACAAAAACATAGTCTTCTATAAAAGTCTTAGAAAACACTTCTTTAATATCCAATTCATAAAAATCTGTAAGTTTCTTCAGCTGCTCTGCCTGAGGAAGCGTATCGCCTCGCGCCCATTCCAGATAGTCATCAAGAGACACTCCCGCAGCGTCCACCAAAGCCCCAATACTTAGCCCGGCAACTTCTCTTAGAAACTCTAAGTTTTTGGCAAGAATATTCACTTTTGAAACCTGCTTTGTTTAGTTTGACTTAGTATACCAAACCCCACCGTTTATGGCAAGTAAACTCACAAGGTTTTGAGCAAAACAATCCGCCATTATTTTGAGACTTATTACACTGCCATAAAACTATTATGAGCGTTTGCGGCAAAAATACCCTGCCGACTACGAAGTCGGTCACATAAAACCACATATTCGTCAATCAAAAATAGTCAAAATCTCCTCATTCTAGTAGAGTTTCATCCAAAAAACAAAAGCCCGTCTGACTGTTCGAAGTTTTGTCGGACTTAAGCTCTTTATTTCTTTGATTTAATCTTTGCAATTATTTCTTCAACACGCTCTATCAACTGCTCCTGCGTTCCGTTGTTCAAAACAAAATAATCAGCAACAGCTATGGGCTCAGCCTTGTCAAGGTTTTCTATTTCACTCTGATCCCGCGCTGCAGCCTGCTCCAAGGTAAGAGGGCGGACCGGACGTGCGGTGAGCCTGTTATATCTAATTCTCTTGTCTGTCACCACCGCCACTGCTTCAAAATCAGCGCCGAATTTTTGTTTTATAAACTCATATTCGGCCCATGAATACATACTCTCAAGAGTAACATCACCGCTCTTATATGCCTTTTCAATTTTATCAAGGCTCAACTTTGCATAAATTGCCTTATCGCCGCCAGCCCGAAGGCTTTCGCGGATTTTCTTTTCGTTTTCCGGCGTTAGCTCAAGTTTTTGTCTTTTCATCTCGTCAAAGGTAGCCTCACCAAAATAGACATTTAAAAACCCATGTTTGTTAAACACTTTGGCAACCTCGCTTTTGCCACTGCCGCACATTCCCACAATTGCAATAATTTTGTTTCCCATATTTACTCCTTTGAAATAGTAGACATATCACTAAATCTTTTCAACAGTTATGGTATAAGTCTTAAGCAAGCTGCTCCCGTCAAATACTTCAAGCGTAAATATATAAGTCGTTGCAATCTGGTCAAGCTGCCAAAAACTTCCTGTAAATATTTCAGGCGTTTCATCAAAGTTGCCCGCATCCGCCGTGAACGCATAAAGATAATTATTATACCCTTCAAAATAATCAGTAAGGTCAATAGCGTCATACTCGGCATCTATAAACATATCATCACCAACAAGAACTGCTCCATACGAAATGCTCTTTAAAAATTCATTCAGCACAACAGTATAGTTAACATATATCTCAATACTACCAAGACTGTTGCCATATTCTATTGTCAGTTGCCGGTCTCCTGTTGCGGCGCTGTTAAAGCCTGTTATCATAGCGGATGTAATATCTATTATCTTATGTGTTCCGCCCTGATAATTCACTCTAAATCTTCCGCCGATTACGTCTAAAACTTCACCTAAGAAGTATTGTGTTTTAAACGCAGTATCA encodes:
- a CDS encoding AAA family ATPase — translated: MGNKIIAIVGMCGSGKSEVAKVFNKHGFLNVYFGEATFDEMKRQKLELTPENEKKIRESLRAGGDKAIYAKLSLDKIEKAYKSGDVTLESMYSWAEYEFIKQKFGADFEAVAVVTDKRIRYNRLTARPVRPLTLEQAAARDQSEIENLDKAEPIAVADYFVLNNGTQEQLIERVEEIIAKIKSKK